The following coding sequences lie in one Vanessa tameamea isolate UH-Manoa-2023 chromosome 17, ilVanTame1 primary haplotype, whole genome shotgun sequence genomic window:
- the LOC135193745 gene encoding malate dehydrogenase, mitochondrial-like isoform X1, whose product MNPLNVFSKAKILWVSVLDSSRILTYTVGTRISHRGYAKKSSDDCRRACVDIPPDVDPVCPLPCERRKKKKESILHKIKLKIVEGGTNFGTPFRNLQCKDKVCKEVEVPEQKALEAPIKKMPSLPPPRPGVQVAVLGADTNLGQYIALLLKQCPCIKKLRLYEPTDTKSSECTRDLCNVVQDLQHIDTNCLVEAYSCTCNDLERCLQNSNIVLMLDSACVSTHMPLEKRFECQAPAVKQYADIIAKECPNAFIIVCTSPIDCMVPLIAETLKETGWYNPRKLLGSLAVPEMRASTLAARALCLEPCYVHVPCVGGTEGLSLVPLFSKALEYFDFSEQNAELMTQTVRCAPITVGRCDGQCNKSAELSEAHALAGLVTKVAWALLCKDVPRVSGFVEIDATQVISPTRFIGVNVLLSNKGICDTIAIPHLHPRELKLMDLAITNIQINEDIAINWYQEHMNAERETCKIVAKTDFNYPKKYLTLEKCNPCS is encoded by the exons ATGAATCCATTAAACGTATTTTCAAAAGCAAAAATTTTATGGGTTAGTGTGCTTGATTCATCCAGAATATTAACTTATACCGTCGGCACACGTATATCTCATCGTGGATATGCTAAAAAGAGTAGTGATGACTGCAGAAGGGCATGTGTAGATATTCCCCCAGATGTAGATCCTGTATGTCCTTTGCCTTGTGAGAGACGTAAGAAGAAGAAAGaaagtattttacataaaattaaattaaaaatcgtcGAAGGGGGTACGAATTTTGGAA CTCCGTTTCGTAATCTCCAATGTAAGGACAAAGTGTGCAAAGAGGTCGAGGTACCTGAACAGAAAGCGTTGGAAGCACCCATTAAAAAAATGCCTTCGCTACCACCACCTAGACCGGGTGTTCAAGTTGCAGTACTTGGTGCCGATACAAACCTAGGACAATATATAGCTTTGTTGCTTAAACAATGCCCGTGcataaaaaa aTTACGTTTATATGAGCCAACTGATACTAAAAGTTCGGAATGTACTCGTGACCTTTGTAATGTGGTTCAAGATCTCCAACATATTGACACAAATTGTTTAGTAGAAGCATACAGCTGCACTTGTAATGACCTTGAAAGATGTTTGCAG AATTCAAATATAGTATTGATGTTAGACAGCGCTTGTGTTAGTACTCATATGCCATTGGAGAAGAGATTCGAATGTCAAGCACCGGCTGTAAAACAATATGCTGATATAATTGCCAAAGAATGTCCAAATGCCTTCATAATTGTGTGTACTTCACCTATCGATTGTATGGTGCCCTTAATCGCCGAG ACGCTTAAAGAAACAGGTTGGTATAATCCACGAAAGTTGTTGGGTTCTCTAGCGGTTCCCGAGATGCGTGCAAGTACCCTTGCGGCCCGAGCCCTTTGTCTGGAACCGTGTTACGTTCACGTGCCCTGCGTCGGGGGCACAGAAGGGTTGTCTTTAGTGCCATTATTTTCTAAAGCCttggaatattttgattttagtgaG CAAAATGCTGAATTGATGACGCAGACAGTTCGATGCGCGCCAATTACGGTTGGCAGATGTGATGGACAGTGTAACAAATCTGCCGAACTTAGTGAAGCACATGCCTTAGCGGGCTTAGTCACAAAAGTAGCTTGGGCTCTATTATGTAAAGATGTACCTAGAGTTTCAGGATTCGTTGAAATAGACGCCACTCAAGTCATTTCACCAACCAG GTTCATCGGAGTTAATGTTTTGTTAAGCAACAAAGGCATATGTGATACAATTGCCATACCGCATCTACATCCTCGTGAACTAAAGCTAATGGACTTGGCTATCACCAACATACAAATTAATGAAGATATAGCAATAAACTGGTATCAAGAACACATGAACGCCGAACGTGAGACGTGCAAAATAGTGGCAAAGACTGATTTTaattatccaaaaaaatatttgacactAGAAAAGTGCAATCCATGCTCATAg
- the LOC135193745 gene encoding malate dehydrogenase, mitochondrial-like isoform X2, translating into MNPLNVFSKAKILWVSVLDSSRILTYTVGTRISHRGYAKKSSDDCRRACVDIPPDVDPVCPLPCERRKKKKESILHKIKLKIVEGGTNFGTPFRNLQCKDKVCKEVEVPEQKALEAPIKKMPSLPPPRPGVQVAVLGADTNLGQYIALLLKQCPCIKKLRLYEPTDTKSSECTRDLCNVVQDLQHIDTNCLVEAYSCTCNDLERCLQNSNIVLMLDSACVSTHMPLEKRFECQAPAVKQYADIIAKECPNAFIIVCTSPIDCMVPLIAETLKETGWYNPRKLLGSLAVPEMRASTLAARALCLEPCYVHVPCVGGTEGLSLVPLFSKALEYFDFSEQNAELMTQTVRCAPITVGRCDGQCNKSAELSEAHALAGLVTKVAWALLCKDVPRVSGFVEIDATQVISPTRFIASPVEMNGSGIIKCLGLPKMTDHEMKRMDLAFNELFCKCNIVQNWYCKYCSSSSNLNACQLQFFVPKSYQHFDDCAYANL; encoded by the exons ATGAATCCATTAAACGTATTTTCAAAAGCAAAAATTTTATGGGTTAGTGTGCTTGATTCATCCAGAATATTAACTTATACCGTCGGCACACGTATATCTCATCGTGGATATGCTAAAAAGAGTAGTGATGACTGCAGAAGGGCATGTGTAGATATTCCCCCAGATGTAGATCCTGTATGTCCTTTGCCTTGTGAGAGACGTAAGAAGAAGAAAGaaagtattttacataaaattaaattaaaaatcgtcGAAGGGGGTACGAATTTTGGAA CTCCGTTTCGTAATCTCCAATGTAAGGACAAAGTGTGCAAAGAGGTCGAGGTACCTGAACAGAAAGCGTTGGAAGCACCCATTAAAAAAATGCCTTCGCTACCACCACCTAGACCGGGTGTTCAAGTTGCAGTACTTGGTGCCGATACAAACCTAGGACAATATATAGCTTTGTTGCTTAAACAATGCCCGTGcataaaaaa aTTACGTTTATATGAGCCAACTGATACTAAAAGTTCGGAATGTACTCGTGACCTTTGTAATGTGGTTCAAGATCTCCAACATATTGACACAAATTGTTTAGTAGAAGCATACAGCTGCACTTGTAATGACCTTGAAAGATGTTTGCAG AATTCAAATATAGTATTGATGTTAGACAGCGCTTGTGTTAGTACTCATATGCCATTGGAGAAGAGATTCGAATGTCAAGCACCGGCTGTAAAACAATATGCTGATATAATTGCCAAAGAATGTCCAAATGCCTTCATAATTGTGTGTACTTCACCTATCGATTGTATGGTGCCCTTAATCGCCGAG ACGCTTAAAGAAACAGGTTGGTATAATCCACGAAAGTTGTTGGGTTCTCTAGCGGTTCCCGAGATGCGTGCAAGTACCCTTGCGGCCCGAGCCCTTTGTCTGGAACCGTGTTACGTTCACGTGCCCTGCGTCGGGGGCACAGAAGGGTTGTCTTTAGTGCCATTATTTTCTAAAGCCttggaatattttgattttagtgaG CAAAATGCTGAATTGATGACGCAGACAGTTCGATGCGCGCCAATTACGGTTGGCAGATGTGATGGACAGTGTAACAAATCTGCCGAACTTAGTGAAGCACATGCCTTAGCGGGCTTAGTCACAAAAGTAGCTTGGGCTCTATTATGTAAAGATGTACCTAGAGTTTCAGGATTCGTTGAAATAGACGCCACTCAAGTCATTTCACCAACCAG ATTTATAGCCAGTCCGGTTGAGATGAACGGCAGTGGTATCATTAAATGTCTAGGCCTTCCCAAGATGACGGATCATGAAATGAAACGCATGGACTTAGCATTCAATGAACTATTTTGCAAGTGCAATATAGTACAGAACTGGTATTGCAAGTACTGCAGTTCTTCCAGTAACCTGAACGCTTGTCAACTTCAATTCTTCGTACCAAAATCCTATCAACATTTTGACGATTGTGCTTATgcaaacttataa